The following are encoded together in the Fimbriiglobus ruber genome:
- a CDS encoding glycosyltransferase family 2 protein yields MPPPPAEPAEPVSVVIPVHNAAVVLPAVVDGWVAELGKLGREYEVLIVDDGSTDESAARADEVAARQTKVRVLRHETHRGFGACLRTALAEAAHPLFFYTATDYPYTPADLAKLLDRIKDTDEMMSRKIDVVSGCRTGRPLPAFWKGLGLTYRVFCRVAFGLSLEPLPGWFGFREHLRSWFAWLVFGVPLTDPHSAFKLFRKTVFDRFPIQCDGDLVHIELIAKATFTICLMDELPLTPKPDPIPKARWTEFWKLFNNPKFTPPAAPTQPAPVVAPEPPPEPFVASAPIQS; encoded by the coding sequence ATGCCGCCACCGCCCGCCGAACCTGCCGAGCCGGTCAGCGTCGTAATTCCCGTTCACAACGCCGCGGTCGTGCTGCCCGCGGTCGTGGACGGGTGGGTGGCGGAACTCGGCAAACTCGGCCGCGAATACGAAGTCCTGATCGTCGACGACGGCAGCACGGACGAGTCGGCGGCCCGAGCCGACGAGGTGGCCGCCCGTCAGACCAAAGTCCGGGTGCTCCGTCACGAGACCCACCGGGGTTTCGGCGCCTGTCTCAGAACCGCGCTCGCCGAGGCCGCGCACCCGCTCTTTTTCTACACCGCCACGGATTACCCTTACACGCCCGCCGATCTCGCGAAGTTGCTCGACCGCATCAAAGACACCGACGAGATGATGAGCCGAAAGATCGACGTGGTGAGCGGGTGCCGCACGGGGCGGCCGTTGCCGGCGTTCTGGAAAGGGCTCGGGCTCACCTACCGCGTGTTTTGCCGGGTCGCTTTCGGGCTGAGCCTGGAACCGCTGCCGGGGTGGTTCGGGTTCCGCGAACACTTGCGGTCGTGGTTCGCGTGGCTGGTATTCGGGGTGCCACTGACCGACCCGCACAGCGCGTTCAAGTTGTTTCGGAAAACAGTCTTCGACCGCTTTCCGATCCAGTGTGACGGCGATCTCGTTCACATCGAACTGATCGCCAAGGCGACGTTCACGATTTGTCTGATGGACGAACTCCCGTTGACGCCGAAACCCGATCCGATCCCGAAGGCCCGTTGGACCGAGTTCTGGAAGCTGTTCAACAATCCGAAGTTCACCCCGCCGGCTGCCCCCACCCAGCCCGCCCCGGTTGTGGCTCCGGAGCCACCCCCCGAACCATTCGTCGCGTCCGCCCCGATCCAGTCGTAG
- a CDS encoding DUF6513 domain-containing protein, which produces MADVPRILFVTGKLAEPALRRVLADLAPRAGFEAEIAVLPITVAALMTTDWVSRHLPPFQPVSRVVLPGYCRGETEPVAKATSAPTELGPKDLRDLPEHFGKRSGPPAGYGTFDIEILAEINGAQKMTRDALVALARRYRADGADVIDFGCDPGATWTGVGDAVRALRDDGARVSIDSFDPAEVESALAAGAELVLSVKGINLADARRWHEQFGNVEVVAIPDTPDDLASLDRTVEQLAAWGVKFRIDPILEPIGFGFAASLGRYIEVRKKYPDAEMMLGVGNLTELTDVDSAGVNVILAGFCQELGIRSVLTTEVINWARSSVKEFDFARRLVHHAIAERVLPKRVEPNLVLLRDPKLQELGQETLEELARRVTDRNYRLFAERGELHVINGQMYLRGTDPFALFAEMQARDPKLDAAHAFYLGYEFAKAVTALTLGKNYTQDQALRWGFLTIPEVSRHT; this is translated from the coding sequence ATGGCCGATGTCCCGCGCATCCTGTTCGTCACCGGCAAGCTCGCCGAGCCGGCGCTGCGGCGGGTACTCGCTGACCTCGCCCCGCGGGCCGGCTTCGAGGCCGAAATCGCCGTCTTACCCATTACTGTCGCAGCCTTGATGACGACCGATTGGGTTTCGCGGCACCTTCCACCTTTTCAGCCGGTGAGCCGCGTGGTCCTGCCCGGGTACTGTCGTGGGGAGACTGAGCCGGTGGCCAAGGCGACCAGCGCGCCGACCGAACTCGGCCCGAAAGACCTCCGCGACCTGCCCGAACACTTCGGCAAGCGGTCCGGTCCACCCGCGGGGTACGGCACGTTCGACATCGAAATCCTCGCCGAGATCAACGGCGCGCAGAAGATGACACGGGACGCCCTCGTGGCCCTCGCCCGCCGGTATCGCGCCGACGGGGCGGACGTGATCGACTTCGGCTGCGATCCTGGGGCGACGTGGACGGGCGTGGGCGACGCGGTCCGCGCCCTACGGGACGACGGCGCGCGGGTATCGATCGACAGCTTCGACCCCGCCGAGGTGGAATCCGCGCTGGCCGCCGGCGCGGAACTCGTACTGAGTGTCAAAGGCATCAACCTGGCCGACGCCCGGCGGTGGCACGAACAGTTCGGGAACGTCGAAGTTGTCGCGATCCCCGACACGCCCGACGACCTCGCCAGCTTGGACCGCACGGTCGAACAACTGGCCGCGTGGGGCGTGAAATTTCGCATCGACCCGATCCTGGAACCCATCGGGTTTGGCTTCGCAGCCTCGCTCGGGCGGTACATCGAAGTCCGCAAAAAGTACCCCGACGCGGAAATGATGTTGGGCGTCGGCAATCTCACCGAGTTGACCGACGTGGATTCCGCGGGTGTGAACGTGATCCTCGCGGGATTTTGCCAGGAACTCGGGATTCGCAGCGTGCTGACGACCGAGGTGATTAACTGGGCGCGGTCGTCGGTCAAGGAATTCGATTTCGCCCGCCGGCTCGTCCACCACGCCATCGCGGAACGGGTGCTGCCGAAGCGGGTCGAGCCGAATCTGGTCCTGTTGCGCGACCCCAAACTGCAAGAACTCGGCCAGGAAACGCTCGAGGAACTGGCCCGCCGGGTGACGGACCGGAACTATCGACTCTTTGCCGAGCGCGGCGAACTGCACGTCATCAACGGGCAAATGTACCTACGCGGCACCGACCCCTTCGCGCTGTTTGCCGAGATGCAGGCCCGCGATCCGAAGCTCGACGCGGCACACGCGTTTTACCTGGGCTACGAGTTCGCGAAAGCCGTGACGGCGCTCACGCTCGGGAAGAACTACACGCAAGACCAGGCGCTCCGATGGGGCTTCCTGACGATTCCGGAAGTCAGCCGACATACGTGA
- the pabB gene encoding aminodeoxychorismate synthase component I — translation MSASAPHVTEPHPVPPLVEELIPCPDPWDVARRLAHLPRLLFLDSADRHPERGRYSYVMADPVEWHGGGGQRFGVGTVFDNLSRSFDNFRRAPHPDLPPFQGGLGFVLGYELNRQTEERVPAPRNDEFGLDPVGGLSAAGLYDWVVSFDHKQQRAWLVVHGRPELDRSPKRRIAIEKLNEIRAALRRGRQPLKHVPTRSPLQATLVPQHPLPGFPGVTSNFSRAGYLAAVRRAIEYVHAGDCFQVNLSQRLLAPLAEHPLELYGRLRATNPAPFACYFDAGDFQVVSASPERFLKLTDGGVVTQPIKGTRPRGTTPEADAANIRELTTNLKDRAENVMIVDLLRNDLGRVCEYGSVVVPKVCAVETYRYVHHLVSEVRGRLRDHLGPFDLLRAAFPGGSVTGAPKVRAMEIIAELEPTARGPYCGSVGFVGFDGAMDTNILIRTFTAGRGYVQFPVGGGIVADSDPEREYEETLHKAAGLLKSLKLATDEYG, via the coding sequence ATGAGCGCGTCGGCCCCGCACGTCACCGAACCGCACCCGGTTCCGCCACTGGTCGAGGAGTTGATCCCGTGTCCCGATCCATGGGACGTGGCCCGGCGACTCGCGCACCTGCCACGCCTCTTGTTTCTCGACAGCGCCGACCGCCACCCCGAACGCGGGCGGTATTCGTATGTGATGGCGGACCCGGTCGAGTGGCACGGCGGAGGCGGGCAACGATTTGGCGTCGGCACCGTATTCGATAACCTGTCGCGCTCGTTCGACAACTTCCGGCGCGCACCTCACCCCGACCTGCCGCCGTTTCAGGGCGGCCTCGGTTTCGTATTGGGCTACGAGCTGAACCGGCAAACCGAAGAGCGAGTACCGGCTCCGCGAAACGACGAGTTCGGCCTCGATCCCGTCGGCGGGCTATCCGCCGCGGGGCTCTACGACTGGGTCGTCAGCTTCGACCACAAACAACAACGGGCCTGGCTCGTCGTCCACGGGCGGCCGGAACTCGACCGGTCGCCGAAACGCCGGATCGCCATCGAAAAGCTGAACGAGATCCGGGCCGCTCTTCGGCGGGGCAGGCAGCCACTGAAGCATGTTCCCACAAGAAGCCCACTCCAAGCGACGCTCGTTCCCCAGCACCCACTGCCGGGATTCCCCGGCGTCACGAGCAACTTCAGCCGCGCCGGCTACCTCGCCGCCGTCCGCCGTGCGATCGAGTACGTTCACGCGGGCGACTGCTTCCAGGTCAACCTGTCGCAGCGCCTGCTCGCGCCGCTCGCCGAACACCCGCTGGAACTCTACGGCCGGCTACGCGCGACGAACCCCGCGCCGTTCGCCTGCTACTTCGACGCGGGCGACTTCCAGGTTGTCAGCGCATCGCCGGAACGGTTCTTGAAGTTGACCGACGGCGGCGTGGTGACGCAACCGATCAAGGGAACGCGCCCCCGCGGGACCACGCCCGAAGCAGACGCCGCAAACATTCGCGAGTTGACCACCAATCTGAAGGACCGTGCCGAAAACGTGATGATCGTCGACCTGCTGCGAAACGACCTCGGCCGGGTCTGCGAATACGGCTCGGTCGTGGTGCCGAAGGTTTGCGCGGTCGAAACCTACCGGTACGTTCACCATCTCGTTTCCGAGGTTCGCGGCCGGTTACGCGATCACCTCGGCCCGTTCGATCTGCTCCGCGCTGCATTCCCGGGCGGGTCGGTGACGGGAGCCCCGAAAGTCCGCGCGATGGAGATCATAGCCGAACTCGAACCGACGGCGCGGGGACCGTACTGCGGTAGCGTGGGATTTGTCGGGTTCGACGGGGCGATGGATACGAACATCCTGATCCGCACGTTTACCGCGGGTCGCGGCTATGTGCAATTCCCCGTCGGCGGTGGGATCGTGGCCGACTCGGACCCGGAACGCGAGTACGAAGAGACCCTGCACAAAGCCGCGGGATTACTGAAATCCTTAAAACTAGCCACGGATGAATACGGATAA
- a CDS encoding TIGR03000 domain-containing protein: MYSLILMTAMTSAPDTTQFNGFFQDLFSFKGFWGSCSGCSGSCSGCSGCTGCSGSSSSSGCYGSSSSGCYGSRLRAFNSNSCYGSCSGRVSATCNGSTSASCYGSSCCGGSGGGGGYTLPPGRYDPGPGSAVPAPASPDSYYYYGGYPYRSYSGASCMGSAPIMGAPAVMGDTIPGGSYPSGPPATIAPPTPAIPSEVRDSPYYQSGYARAGGAMGRATVVVRLPADARLYAEGRLLSLASTERTFVSPPLPGGLDFTYTFRAEYVRDGETITRSKRIAIRAGTASLVEFADGTQASAAPVSKEPVDLASKTVSVPVHPAPSVDGNTASKTPTNPFTTPSVGDLTGKPTTPFPPIVRPAVNTPERARITVKLPSGTTLFVDGKKNERTDLVREFNTPPLPQGQEFAYLMRAETTRDGRPEYQVTKVTFRAGEIVTVDFTSR, from the coding sequence ATGTACAGCTTGATCCTCATGACTGCGATGACGTCCGCGCCGGACACCACGCAGTTCAACGGCTTTTTCCAGGATCTGTTTAGCTTCAAAGGGTTCTGGGGCTCCTGTTCGGGGTGTTCCGGCTCGTGTTCGGGATGTTCCGGTTGCACCGGCTGCTCGGGAAGTTCGAGCAGTTCCGGGTGTTACGGCAGCAGCAGTTCCGGGTGCTACGGCAGCCGGCTCCGGGCCTTTAACTCTAACTCGTGTTACGGGTCGTGTTCGGGCCGCGTGAGCGCGACTTGCAACGGGAGTACTAGCGCGTCCTGTTACGGTTCGTCGTGCTGTGGCGGAAGCGGTGGTGGCGGGGGCTACACGCTGCCGCCCGGCAGGTACGACCCCGGTCCCGGTAGCGCCGTACCGGCCCCGGCTTCGCCCGACTCTTACTACTACTACGGCGGCTACCCCTACCGTTCGTACTCGGGTGCGTCGTGCATGGGCAGTGCCCCGATCATGGGTGCCCCCGCGGTGATGGGCGACACCATCCCCGGCGGGTCGTACCCGAGCGGCCCACCAGCCACGATCGCTCCGCCGACCCCGGCGATCCCGTCCGAAGTGCGGGACAGCCCTTACTATCAGTCGGGCTATGCTCGCGCGGGCGGGGCGATGGGCCGGGCGACTGTCGTGGTCCGGCTGCCGGCCGACGCCCGGTTGTACGCCGAAGGGCGGTTACTGTCGCTGGCATCGACCGAGCGCACATTCGTTTCGCCGCCGCTACCGGGCGGTCTGGACTTCACGTACACGTTCCGCGCCGAATACGTTCGCGACGGCGAGACGATCACCCGGAGCAAGCGGATCGCCATCCGGGCGGGGACCGCCTCCCTGGTCGAATTCGCCGACGGTACGCAAGCGAGTGCCGCGCCCGTGTCCAAAGAACCGGTCGACCTGGCCAGCAAAACGGTCTCGGTGCCGGTCCACCCCGCCCCATCGGTCGACGGAAATACGGCGTCCAAAACGCCGACGAACCCGTTCACCACGCCGTCGGTCGGAGATTTGACTGGCAAGCCGACGACCCCGTTCCCCCCGATCGTCAGGCCGGCCGTAAACACGCCGGAACGGGCGCGGATCACGGTCAAGCTGCCCTCGGGGACCACGTTGTTCGTCGACGGCAAGAAAAACGAGCGGACCGACCTCGTTCGCGAGTTCAACACACCGCCGTTGCCGCAAGGTCAGGAGTTCGCGTACCTGATGCGAGCCGAGACGACGCGGGACGGACGGCCGGAATACCAGGTCACGAAGGTGACGTTCCGCGCCGGCGAAATCGTGACCGTCGATTTCACGAGCCGGTAA
- a CDS encoding S41 family peptidase — MSRWNLAWLLAVPALVALGLAASFSAPPPDKDYQLVRTIVDVLAEVDRNYVRELTDDEKKKLVEEMINGGLERLDPHSQYFNEEELTAFETQSEGQFGGVGILLTKDAKTPYLKVEAPMPGTPAYEAGIQANDLILKVKFEGGEKSTENLRIDEVRKFIIGPAGTQVTLTIVHDGATKEEDVTLTRAIIVQHPVQGIARDAADPTKWDFMADKENKIAYVRLTGFSEQSDKELRAAVEQAEKDGARGLILDLRDNPGGLLNQAVAISDLFLKEGTIVSTRDRNGGGRKWVAKPENTLFEPADKKPIVVLVNRNSASASEIVASALQDNKRAVVIGERSYGKGSVQKVFNMPNRKAAVKLTTETWLTPAGKNIHRWPDSKETDEWGVKPEQGFEVKLTDDQRREYFTHLLSLDRVRGKPGAKDGNSKDKPEQPKAAKPYKDPVMEKALDYLRGKVKEVGAVGVVERSVAA; from the coding sequence ATGTCTCGGTGGAACCTCGCGTGGCTGCTGGCTGTGCCGGCCCTGGTGGCCCTCGGGCTGGCCGCGAGCTTCAGCGCTCCGCCCCCGGATAAGGACTACCAACTCGTCCGCACCATCGTGGACGTTCTCGCGGAAGTCGACCGGAACTACGTCCGCGAGTTGACCGACGACGAAAAGAAGAAATTGGTCGAGGAAATGATCAACGGCGGTCTCGAACGGCTCGACCCGCACTCGCAGTACTTCAACGAAGAAGAACTCACCGCGTTCGAGACGCAGAGCGAAGGCCAGTTCGGCGGCGTCGGGATTCTGTTAACGAAAGACGCCAAGACGCCATACCTGAAGGTCGAGGCGCCGATGCCGGGCACCCCGGCCTACGAAGCCGGCATCCAGGCCAACGATCTGATTCTTAAGGTGAAGTTCGAAGGCGGGGAGAAATCGACCGAGAACCTGCGGATCGACGAAGTCCGCAAGTTCATCATCGGGCCGGCCGGCACCCAGGTCACGCTCACCATCGTTCACGACGGCGCGACGAAAGAAGAAGACGTCACCCTGACCCGGGCGATCATCGTCCAGCACCCCGTCCAGGGCATTGCTCGCGACGCGGCCGACCCCACGAAGTGGGACTTCATGGCGGACAAGGAGAACAAGATCGCTTACGTCCGCCTGACCGGGTTTAGCGAACAGAGTGACAAGGAACTCCGGGCGGCCGTGGAGCAGGCCGAGAAGGACGGCGCCCGCGGCCTGATTCTGGACCTCCGGGACAACCCCGGCGGCCTGCTCAACCAGGCCGTCGCCATCTCCGACTTGTTCCTGAAGGAAGGCACGATCGTCAGCACCAGGGACCGCAACGGCGGCGGCCGCAAGTGGGTGGCCAAGCCCGAGAACACGCTGTTCGAGCCGGCCGACAAAAAGCCGATCGTGGTTCTGGTCAACCGCAACAGCGCGAGTGCGAGCGAGATCGTGGCGTCCGCGCTGCAGGATAACAAGCGGGCCGTCGTGATCGGCGAGCGGAGTTACGGCAAGGGGAGCGTCCAGAAGGTGTTCAACATGCCGAACCGCAAGGCGGCCGTCAAACTGACGACGGAAACCTGGCTGACACCGGCCGGCAAGAACATCCACCGCTGGCCCGATTCCAAGGAAACAGACGAGTGGGGCGTCAAGCCGGAACAGGGTTTCGAAGTGAAGCTGACCGACGACCAGCGCCGCGAGTACTTCACCCACCTGCTGTCGCTCGACCGCGTCCGCGGCAAGCCCGGAGCCAAAGACGGCAACAGCAAGGACAAACCCGAGCAGCCCAAGGCGGCCAAGCCGTACAAAGACCCGGTGATGGAAAAGGCCCTCGACTACCTGCGCGGCAAGGTCAAGGAAGTCGGGGCGGTCGGGGTGGTGGAGCGGAGCGTGGCGGCGTAA
- a CDS encoding prolyl oligopeptidase family serine peptidase, with protein MRRICFVAAVVAGLAAAAVVIAQEPKLHYPETRTVDHTDTYHGTTVNDPYRWLEDDVRKSKDVADWVAAENKVTATYLDAIPERDAIKARITELWNYEKISAPSKQGGKYFFSRNDGLQNQSVLLVQDTLDSEPRVLLDPNTLSKDGTVALAGFIPSDDAKYAAYGIAEAGSDWNTWKVLDVASGKTLVDELKWVKFSSASWTADGKGFFYSRFPEPKSEATFQALNENQKLYYHRLGTPQADDVLVYQRPDNPKWTVGGGVSEDGRYLIISIGDGTTSRKVRVVYKDLLEPYGLPTDLIDNHDNKFGFLGNDGPVFYFVTDWNAPRKQVISIDTRNPDKKAWKTIVPESKETLEEVDLVGNLFVCGYLQDAKTVVKLYDMDGKFVRDVQFPGIGTASGFHGKRTDTETFYTFASFTTPPTTFRYDIVTGQSKLLRQAKVKFDPTAYEVKQVFYASKDGTRIPMFLAHKKGLKLDGTNPTLLYGYGGFNISLPPAFSISRVQWMEMSGVLAVANLRGGGEYGDEWHRAGTKLKKQNVFDDFIAAAEYLIKEKYTTPKKLAIQGGSNGGLLVGACLTQRPDLYGACLPAVGVMDMLRFQKFTAGRFWVDDYGASDHADEFKALYAYSPYHNLKTGTKYPATLVTTADTDDRVVPGHSFKFIARLQACQTGSAPVLARIETKAGHGAGKPTTKVIEEVADQWAFLVKNLDFKPTLMK; from the coding sequence ATGCGTCGGATTTGCTTCGTTGCCGCGGTCGTGGCCGGGTTGGCCGCCGCGGCGGTCGTGATCGCCCAGGAGCCGAAGTTGCACTACCCCGAGACCCGCACCGTCGACCACACCGACACCTACCACGGGACCACCGTCAACGACCCGTACCGGTGGCTCGAAGACGACGTGCGGAAGTCCAAGGACGTGGCCGACTGGGTGGCCGCCGAGAACAAAGTCACAGCCACCTACCTGGACGCCATCCCCGAGCGGGACGCCATCAAGGCGCGGATCACCGAACTCTGGAACTACGAGAAGATCTCCGCCCCCTCCAAGCAGGGCGGCAAGTATTTCTTCAGCCGAAACGACGGCCTCCAGAACCAGAGCGTCCTGCTCGTGCAGGACACCCTCGACAGCGAACCCCGCGTGCTGCTCGACCCGAACACATTGTCGAAGGACGGCACGGTCGCCCTCGCCGGCTTCATCCCGAGCGACGACGCCAAGTACGCCGCTTACGGCATCGCCGAAGCCGGGTCCGACTGGAATACCTGGAAGGTTCTCGACGTCGCCTCGGGCAAAACCCTGGTCGACGAGTTGAAGTGGGTCAAGTTCTCGTCCGCGTCGTGGACGGCGGACGGTAAAGGGTTCTTCTACAGCCGCTTCCCCGAGCCGAAGTCGGAAGCGACGTTCCAGGCACTCAACGAAAACCAGAAGCTCTACTACCACCGGCTCGGTACCCCGCAAGCGGACGACGTTCTCGTCTACCAGCGGCCGGACAACCCGAAATGGACGGTCGGCGGCGGCGTCAGCGAGGACGGCCGGTACCTCATCATCAGCATCGGCGACGGCACGACCAGCCGAAAAGTCCGGGTTGTTTACAAGGATCTCCTCGAACCATACGGCCTGCCGACCGACCTGATCGACAACCACGACAACAAGTTCGGCTTCCTCGGCAACGACGGCCCGGTTTTCTACTTCGTCACCGACTGGAACGCGCCGCGAAAGCAGGTGATCTCGATCGACACGCGGAACCCGGACAAGAAGGCGTGGAAAACGATTGTCCCGGAATCGAAAGAAACGCTAGAAGAAGTCGACCTCGTGGGCAACCTGTTCGTCTGCGGCTACCTGCAAGACGCCAAGACGGTGGTGAAACTCTACGACATGGACGGCAAGTTCGTCCGCGACGTCCAGTTCCCCGGCATCGGCACCGCGTCCGGATTCCACGGCAAGCGGACGGACACCGAGACCTTCTACACGTTCGCCAGCTTCACCACGCCGCCGACCACGTTCCGGTACGACATCGTGACCGGACAAAGTAAACTGCTCCGGCAGGCGAAGGTGAAGTTCGACCCGACGGCTTACGAGGTCAAGCAGGTCTTTTACGCGAGCAAGGACGGCACCCGGATTCCGATGTTCCTCGCGCACAAGAAAGGCTTGAAACTCGACGGCACGAACCCGACCCTGCTGTACGGCTACGGCGGCTTCAACATCTCGCTCCCGCCGGCGTTCTCGATCAGCCGGGTACAATGGATGGAAATGAGCGGCGTCCTCGCGGTGGCGAACCTCCGCGGCGGCGGCGAGTACGGCGACGAGTGGCACCGCGCCGGGACCAAGCTCAAGAAGCAGAACGTGTTCGACGACTTCATCGCCGCGGCCGAGTACCTGATTAAGGAAAAGTACACGACGCCGAAGAAGCTGGCGATTCAAGGCGGCAGCAACGGCGGGCTCCTCGTCGGTGCGTGCCTGACGCAGCGGCCGGACCTGTACGGGGCGTGCCTGCCCGCGGTCGGCGTGATGGACATGCTCCGGTTCCAGAAGTTCACGGCCGGCCGGTTCTGGGTCGACGACTACGGCGCGAGCGACCACGCGGACGAGTTCAAAGCCCTGTACGCGTACAGCCCGTACCACAACCTGAAGACCGGCACGAAGTACCCGGCGACGCTCGTGACCACGGCCGACACCGACGACCGCGTCGTCCCCGGGCACAGCTTCAAGTTCATCGCCCGTCTCCAGGCGTGTCAAACTGGCTCGGCCCCAGTTCTCGCAAGAATCGAGACCAAAGCCGGTCACGGCGCAGGCAAGCCGACGACCAAGGTCATCGAGGAAGTGGCCGACCAGTGGGCGTTCCTGGTGAAGAACCTGGACTTCAAGCCGACGCTGATGAAGTGA
- a CDS encoding DNA polymerase Y family protein: protein MTLRRLFVDMNAYFASVEQQDNPDLRGKPVAVVPVDARTTCCLAASYEAKAKGVKTGMPVWQAEQLCPGLERIVGRHERYTEVHHQIVRAVGRCIPVTNVMSIDEMACDLMGDERTPEKATAIARQIKAEIRDTVGDYLRCSIGIAPNTMLAKVAGDMQKPDGLTLIRGSDLPGRLYSLKLTDFPGIGPRMEKRFHRFGITNVRQLIGLTVKDMSNVWGSKVHGERWYFLLRGEDLASKPTRRRTVGHSHVLPPNLRTDAGAYGVMSKLVHKAAARLRSIDYWAGALGIAVRYEDGARWEVGCKLPQCQDTLNLLRAFGALWLRRPTSGEPKKVSMVLSDLVPTRGATPSLFDFDRQVTDLSHAMDRVNRTFGKHAVHFGAAYGMEDAAPTRIAFSQIPEFDPAAT from the coding sequence ATGACCCTGCGCCGTCTGTTCGTAGACATGAACGCGTACTTCGCGTCGGTGGAGCAGCAGGACAACCCGGACTTGCGCGGCAAGCCGGTGGCGGTGGTGCCGGTCGACGCCCGGACGACGTGCTGCCTGGCCGCCAGTTACGAGGCCAAGGCAAAGGGCGTCAAGACGGGCATGCCGGTGTGGCAGGCGGAACAGCTTTGCCCCGGGTTAGAACGGATAGTGGGCCGGCACGAGCGGTACACCGAGGTCCACCACCAGATCGTCCGCGCGGTCGGGCGGTGCATCCCTGTGACGAACGTGATGTCCATCGACGAGATGGCCTGCGACCTCATGGGCGACGAGCGGACGCCCGAGAAGGCCACCGCCATCGCCCGGCAGATTAAGGCCGAGATTCGCGACACCGTGGGCGATTACCTGCGCTGCTCCATCGGGATCGCCCCGAACACGATGCTGGCGAAGGTGGCTGGGGACATGCAGAAGCCGGACGGCTTGACCCTGATCCGGGGGAGCGACCTGCCGGGAAGGCTCTACTCTCTCAAGCTGACCGACTTCCCCGGGATCGGGCCGCGGATGGAAAAGCGGTTCCACCGGTTCGGGATCACGAACGTCCGCCAGTTGATCGGGCTCACGGTCAAGGACATGTCGAACGTCTGGGGGAGCAAGGTTCACGGGGAACGGTGGTATTTCCTGCTCCGCGGGGAAGACCTGGCCTCGAAGCCGACCCGCCGGCGGACCGTCGGGCACTCGCACGTCCTCCCCCCGAACCTGCGGACCGATGCCGGGGCGTACGGGGTGATGTCGAAGCTGGTCCACAAGGCGGCAGCCCGCCTCCGGTCGATCGACTATTGGGCGGGGGCGCTGGGGATCGCCGTCCGCTACGAGGACGGTGCGCGGTGGGAGGTCGGCTGCAAGCTGCCGCAGTGCCAGGACACGCTCAACCTGCTCCGGGCCTTCGGCGCGCTCTGGCTCCGGCGGCCGACCAGTGGGGAGCCCAAGAAGGTGAGCATGGTCCTTTCGGACCTCGTCCCGACCCGCGGGGCGACTCCGTCGCTCTTCGACTTCGACCGGCAGGTGACCGACCTGTCGCACGCGATGGACCGCGTGAACCGAACCTTCGGCAAGCACGCCGTCCACTTTGGGGCCGCTTACGGGATGGAGGACGCCGCGCCGACGCGGATCGCATTCAGCCAGATCCCCGAGTTCGATCCGGCCGCGACGTGA